In the genome of Marispirochaeta sp., one region contains:
- a CDS encoding glucosamine-6-phosphate deaminase: MMNISVSDDKQETGFLAAEKGAQMINEAIKKKGHATIILATGASQFEMLNHLVKTGIKWSKVEVFHLDEYIGIPLSHPASFRKYLKERFVEKVGNLRKFNYIDGNADDINSEIERLSDLISDKIIDVAFVGVGENGHLAFNDPPADFETEKPYLVVNLDEACRKQQLGEGWFSKLDDVPIQAVSMSVRQIIKSTHIINTVPDVRKAEAVSCALAGPVSTLCPASILQNHGSCHWFLDKDSASLLPEKFS; encoded by the coding sequence ATGATGAATATATCAGTTAGTGACGACAAACAAGAAACTGGTTTTCTCGCAGCGGAAAAAGGTGCTCAGATGATCAATGAGGCCATCAAGAAAAAAGGCCATGCTACGATAATCCTTGCTACAGGTGCCAGTCAGTTCGAAATGTTAAATCATCTTGTAAAAACAGGTATTAAATGGTCAAAAGTGGAGGTATTCCACTTGGATGAGTATATCGGGATTCCCTTGAGTCATCCAGCGAGTTTCCGAAAGTATCTGAAAGAACGCTTCGTCGAAAAGGTAGGTAACCTCAGAAAATTCAACTATATTGACGGTAATGCTGATGATATTAACTCTGAAATCGAGCGTCTGTCTGATCTAATATCTGATAAAATTATTGATGTTGCTTTCGTTGGAGTAGGAGAGAACGGACATCTGGCATTCAATGATCCGCCAGCTGATTTTGAGACCGAAAAACCCTACTTGGTGGTTAATCTAGATGAAGCCTGTAGAAAGCAGCAGTTAGGAGAGGGGTGGTTCTCTAAATTAGATGATGTTCCCATCCAGGCTGTTTCGATGAGCGTTCGGCAGATTATAAAGTCTACCCACATTATCAATACTGTGCCGGATGTGCGCAAGGCGGAGGCTGTTTCTTGTGCGCTGGCTGGTCCAGTATCAACACTTTGTCCTGCTTCAATACTACAAAATCATGGTAGTTGTCATTGGTTCCTTGACAAAGACTCGGCTTCACTACTTCCTGAGAAGTTTTCCTAA
- a CDS encoding FadR/GntR family transcriptional regulator — MRKDDPVDVIIQELQKMLRAETIKPGGKIPSERILTDKLKTSRGYVRKALQKLEFYGVLEIRPQRGIYLSGMRPIALDALITNIRNFDAFTMEDLIETRSYLEIFSARLAAERGDSGDYARITKANEDFQQAFKLKSSTLEEDHLFHLAIVKASKNKVLESLITQITPEIIAMNKNFKEDQNLVFKNSLHEHEDVLKNILDRNPEGAAAAMENHMSESRSRRLDPENPTLHKGAEGKSL; from the coding sequence ATGCGCAAGGATGACCCAGTAGATGTAATTATTCAGGAACTCCAGAAAATGCTTCGGGCGGAGACAATCAAACCCGGAGGAAAGATCCCGTCGGAGAGGATACTGACGGATAAGCTTAAAACGAGCAGGGGCTATGTACGCAAAGCGCTCCAGAAGCTTGAATTTTATGGTGTCTTGGAAATTCGCCCGCAAAGAGGAATCTATCTTTCAGGTATGCGTCCGATTGCCCTGGATGCGCTGATCACAAATATTCGTAACTTTGATGCTTTCACCATGGAAGATCTGATTGAGACCCGCTCATACCTGGAAATATTTTCTGCTCGTCTTGCGGCGGAAAGGGGAGATTCCGGGGACTATGCCAGAATTACAAAGGCAAATGAAGATTTTCAGCAGGCTTTTAAGCTAAAAAGTTCCACTTTGGAAGAGGATCATCTGTTTCATTTGGCAATAGTCAAGGCATCAAAGAATAAGGTTCTGGAATCCCTCATTACCCAGATCACCCCGGAGATCATAGCAATGAATAAGAACTTTAAGGAGGACCAGAACCTGGTTTTTAAGAACAGCCTCCATGAACATGAAGATGTACTGAAGAATATATTGGACAGGAACCCTGAAGGGGCCGCTGCGGCTATGGAGAATCACATGAGTGAATCCAGGAGCAGACGGCTTGATCCGGAGAATCCAACATTACATAAAGGAGCAGAAGGAAAAAGTCTATGA
- a CDS encoding transketolase, whose translation MRIKNETVSAEGEKIKDLAIQLRRDTVRMIRNAGHGHIGGALGLADFMAVLYGGGMFTEPSRIDDPDRDRLVLSNGHTCAVWYAALARKGFFPLEQLGAFRRMGSPLQGHPARKMMPGIVETSTGPLGQGLSVANGIAMSMMLRKSKGTVFCIMGDGELQEGQVWEAVMTAAHYHLDNLIAFINYNNLQIDGSVDTVMKIDPLIERFRAFGWHAVEIDGNDIPSIVKTMKLCRNKSGLPSVIIGRTKMGKGVPFMEDKAEWHGSCPSEAQTENALRILGSSVNYNDFPLEAAPISGRIA comes from the coding sequence ATGAGAATAAAAAATGAAACTGTTTCAGCGGAGGGCGAGAAAATAAAGGACCTGGCCATTCAATTAAGGCGCGATACAGTCCGCATGATCAGAAACGCCGGTCACGGACACATTGGCGGAGCCCTTGGGCTTGCGGATTTTATGGCAGTACTCTATGGCGGGGGCATGTTCACAGAGCCCTCCCGGATTGATGATCCGGATCGGGACCGCCTGGTACTGAGTAACGGACACACCTGTGCAGTCTGGTATGCAGCACTTGCCCGAAAAGGATTCTTTCCCCTGGAACAGCTAGGCGCATTTCGCAGGATGGGTTCCCCGCTGCAGGGACATCCCGCGCGCAAGATGATGCCGGGGATTGTCGAAACATCCACCGGTCCGTTGGGACAGGGGCTTTCCGTGGCGAATGGAATAGCGATGTCCATGATGCTGCGCAAATCTAAGGGGACAGTGTTTTGTATCATGGGGGACGGTGAACTTCAGGAAGGGCAGGTGTGGGAAGCGGTTATGACCGCCGCTCATTATCATCTGGATAATCTCATAGCTTTTATAAACTACAATAATCTGCAGATAGATGGATCCGTCGATACAGTTATGAAAATAGACCCACTAATAGAAAGGTTCCGGGCTTTTGGATGGCACGCCGTGGAAATTGATGGAAACGATATTCCTTCCATCGTTAAAACAATGAAATTGTGCAGGAATAAGTCAGGGTTACCCTCGGTGATTATTGGTCGAACAAAAATGGGGAAGGGGGTTCCTTTTATGGAGGACAAAGCCGAGTGGCACGGAAGCTGTCCTTCGGAAGCCCAGACAGAAAACGCCCTTCGTATATTAGGAAGTTCCGTAAACTACAATGATTTTCCGTTGGAAGCGGCGCCAATTTCCGGGAGGATAGCCTGA
- a CDS encoding transketolase C-terminal domain-containing protein, which yields MYAGIKAMREAFGDALVDLGAENEKIVVLTADLTDAVKVTGFKKAYPERFFQMGIKESDMIGTAAGMAVDGLVPFATTFAVFATSLANQAVRVSVGYNQANVKIATSHGGMCVGADGATHQSFEDIALMRLIPGMTVMVPCDANEAYKATRAAAAMNGPVYLRLGRIPTPVITSAETHYVPGQAAVLRDGRDVAIIAAGMMVSTALDAADRLAREGISARIINMHTIKPLDEDAVRRAAGECGCLVTAEEHSVIGGLGSACADLLVRKSPVPLAMVGVQDTFGESGEPEEILKKYGLTSSDICENVRLVLSKKNRRDL from the coding sequence ATGTACGCTGGAATCAAGGCAATGCGCGAAGCCTTCGGAGATGCCCTTGTTGATCTGGGAGCGGAAAATGAGAAGATTGTTGTTCTGACCGCTGATTTGACGGATGCGGTTAAGGTAACCGGCTTTAAAAAGGCCTATCCTGAGCGTTTTTTTCAGATGGGGATAAAGGAGTCGGACATGATCGGGACGGCCGCCGGAATGGCGGTTGACGGCCTTGTTCCCTTTGCAACGACCTTCGCGGTATTTGCGACCAGCCTTGCGAATCAGGCGGTCCGGGTTTCGGTTGGATACAATCAGGCCAATGTAAAAATAGCTACCAGTCACGGCGGTATGTGTGTAGGAGCAGATGGCGCGACTCACCAGAGTTTCGAAGACATAGCCCTCATGCGTCTTATCCCGGGTATGACAGTCATGGTGCCCTGTGATGCCAATGAAGCATACAAGGCTACCAGGGCGGCCGCAGCGATGAACGGCCCTGTTTACCTGCGCCTTGGCAGAATCCCGACTCCGGTTATTACAAGTGCGGAAACACACTATGTTCCGGGACAAGCTGCGGTACTGAGGGACGGCAGGGATGTCGCAATAATCGCAGCAGGCATGATGGTGAGCACTGCCCTGGATGCTGCGGATCGTCTGGCCCGGGAGGGAATTTCCGCCAGGATTATCAACATGCATACAATTAAACCTCTGGACGAAGATGCTGTTCGCCGGGCTGCTGGAGAATGCGGTTGCCTTGTCACTGCGGAGGAGCATTCCGTTATAGGCGGTCTGGGGAGCGCGTGTGCGGATCTGCTTGTCCGGAAATCGCCTGTTCCCCTGGCAATGGTCGGAGTACAGGACACCTTCGGTGAATCCGGAGAACCGGAAGAGATCCTGAAAAAATACGGACTCACGTCCTCGGATATCTGTGAAAACGTCAGGCTTGTCCTGAGTAAAAAAAATAGGAGGGATTTATGA
- a CDS encoding sugar ABC transporter substrate-binding protein — MKKSGILVLVLLLICPALFAGGGSEASEAEEQVVRFWYHFDNPETALNPLIEKFERENPGIRIEADRVAWDVYNQKLLTAVAGGYPPDVAQVKLWWQPQLVEMGALLPLDDYIASWDGKDDIYENVWELTRYTDGKQYYMPLQMVILYLYYRQDIFDELGLEVPKTREEFLDAAKKLTRDTDGDGVIDVYGFGIRGARGGHDWWGTFVLSSGAQFFDENGNSGLTSPEAIAANQWFIDLYRVHEVSPPTTPSDGFKEIIANMISGRTAMTIHHLGSAAQMEEALGDKISAAPVPRGTEGYWTSFGDEENAVFAATKVPDAAFKWAAFLAEAENNAIWQKSSGQVSINKSNASADADRFLKATTDSADFAGVLPAHPGTAEFVESLWPALMQQAFAGDITSAEMMQAIEDHFTK, encoded by the coding sequence ATGAAGAAATCCGGTATTCTTGTATTGGTTCTGTTGCTGATCTGTCCGGCACTTTTTGCAGGAGGAGGAAGCGAGGCCTCCGAAGCTGAAGAGCAGGTGGTAAGGTTCTGGTATCACTTTGATAATCCGGAAACTGCTTTGAATCCTCTCATCGAGAAATTCGAAAGGGAGAATCCGGGTATCCGGATCGAAGCGGATCGGGTTGCCTGGGATGTATACAACCAGAAACTGCTTACCGCGGTTGCCGGCGGATATCCGCCGGATGTCGCTCAGGTAAAACTCTGGTGGCAGCCTCAGCTCGTGGAAATGGGTGCTCTTCTTCCTCTGGATGATTACATCGCCTCCTGGGACGGAAAAGACGACATCTACGAAAATGTCTGGGAGCTTACCCGGTATACTGACGGCAAACAGTATTACATGCCCCTGCAGATGGTAATTCTCTACCTTTACTACCGGCAGGATATATTCGATGAGCTGGGACTCGAGGTTCCGAAAACCCGGGAAGAGTTCCTTGACGCGGCGAAAAAACTGACCCGCGACACCGATGGCGATGGAGTGATCGACGTTTACGGTTTTGGGATTCGCGGTGCCCGGGGAGGTCACGACTGGTGGGGAACCTTTGTTTTATCCAGCGGGGCTCAATTCTTCGATGAGAACGGTAATTCAGGGCTTACAAGTCCTGAAGCTATAGCCGCCAATCAATGGTTTATCGATCTTTACCGGGTGCACGAGGTGAGTCCCCCGACAACTCCCAGTGACGGTTTTAAGGAAATTATTGCCAACATGATTTCCGGCCGTACAGCCATGACGATACATCACCTGGGTAGTGCTGCACAGATGGAGGAGGCCCTGGGAGATAAGATTTCCGCTGCTCCGGTACCTCGGGGAACAGAAGGCTATTGGACATCCTTCGGGGATGAGGAGAATGCAGTTTTTGCAGCGACTAAGGTTCCTGATGCCGCTTTCAAGTGGGCAGCCTTCCTTGCGGAAGCTGAAAACAATGCTATCTGGCAGAAGTCCAGCGGCCAGGTTTCCATAAACAAGAGTAATGCTTCGGCAGATGCTGACCGCTTTCTCAAGGCAACAACGGATTCAGCGGATTTTGCCGGCGTACTTCCTGCTCACCCGGGAACCGCTGAATTTGTAGAATCCCTGTGGCCCGCACTGATGCAGCAGGCTTTTGCCGGTGATATTACCAGCGCCGAGATGATGCAGGCAATTGAAGATCACTTCACAAAATAA